The genomic segment ccttcccttcccttcccttcccttcccttcccttcccttcccttcccttcccttcccttccctcccctcccctcccctcccctcccctcccttcccctcccctgccctcccctccccttttctttttctctttctacataAGGTCCTAGGAGAGTGCATAATTatgtttctaaaacatttttaatgattgaaaaaaatcagaaaatgactATAGCAGAGATCAGAAGAAAGCATAATCTCAAGACACAATGTttggagttgttttttttcttttttgttttaggtGAAATATAAGCCACTTAGGGAAGTCCAGAGAAAGGCACAAATAAAACCTTAAGAGATTCTTTTGGCCATTAGGCTCAATTGAGCAGAATAAAGCAGCTAAATAAACCAGAGGTTTAATCTCTtagatttctctttttatatgCTCTTGGCATTGCCTATCCCTCACACTGCACGCCActcaccaccccctccctccccaaacacacacatacacaattgcTTACCTCCAGGCTTTTTGGGAGTGGCAAGAGAAGAATAGCATCCTCACTACCTGTGTAAGGGCATTGTTCACACATCAATGGCACACCCTGAAAGAGCAAATTTGGCGACTACTGCAGACAGCCATTCACACTTTTTGCTTGCACTTATACAGTACCATTTACCTGGAAGCTTTTGTGATGTTTTGATTAAAATTTAATGTATATTCAGCTAATTGGTTTAGAAAATTACCAAAGTGCTTGCAAAATCTTGAAATTAGTGGTCTGTTAAAATTAGAACTTTCCTATAGGAGCATTTTGAATTGTGCAAAAGGAGAGTATACAGGAGCAGCCCTTGTTACATAGATCTTCCCTTAAATAATTTCTGTAGGGTATTGAGATTTTCAccagttttattttagaattctgaAGCACATGTTATTTAGGTTTGGATTATTGTCAATTATCAATTAGCGGAGAGAGGTGTGggactgctctctctctctctctctgaaagcattTTTTCCATGCCACTGGAATTGTACAGCAGGCCTCCTATTAACAGGGGATGTGGCAGTCTTGCTACTTGGAACAGGGAAAAGTTGATGAGAATGCCCTTTCTGTCAGAACTCTTGGActtctttataaaattaattagtCCACTTAATGGCCTTACAAGATAAAGTgtgaaaaggaggacctatgtaaaactttcaacaataaatatttttaaaaattaaaaaaagaaaacaaagtgtgGAGTATTCAACATCACTGAATCTTTCTTTCAGGGCACTGTGTCTTCTTTTGCCTCAGAGTCTTGGTTCTGAAGTTTCATTATTATTGTGCAGAACTGCAGTTAGAGAAAGGAGACAAGACTCCGCCTACATTGCTCCCCAGACCTACTTACCCTgggattcttttcattttatgtcCCTGATACAAGCTGGTTTTCTTATCAGCAAGATGCACAAGCTCTGAGGCAGTCTGCCAGCATTTAAATTCTACTCACTGTatcaccttgggcaagttagCTATCTATCTGTTCCTGaggttccttatctgtaaaacaggcAAAATGGTAGGTCCCATCCAACTCAAGAGTGTTAAATATTCATGTAAAAGGAGAATGCCGCTTGGTATTAGCCAACTGCAAAGTCTACGGGCACAGTCCCCAAGACTGTCATCATTTCTGACATCAATCGCAAGTTCAGGGAGTTCTCAAAACCAACCCCAGGTTTGATAATGCCATAAAATTGGAAGGAGTCACAGACCTCACTGAAAGCTATTACACATGTGGGTAAGTACAGGGAAAGGATACATATTAGAACACGCTAAAGGAAGAGAGTAATGGGGGCAGAGTCTAGGAGGGTTCCAGAGGAAAGCTTCCATTGTCCTCAGGACAAGTCATCCTTCTGGTAGGGATGTGTGTGATAATACACATGGAGTACTGCCAACCTGGGATGTGCATCAGAGTTTTGGAGTCCAGAGTTTTTACTGgggcttcattacataggcatgattgattgaGTGATTGCCCAACGGGTTGAACAAAGTCTCCAGTgcattcccccaacccccacattCCACCTCTGTCCAGAATTGAATAACATGAATAACAAAGACACTCTTATCACttgggaaattccaagggtttcaAGATTACTTTTCTGGAGCTAGGGACAAAGCCAGACCTTTCCTGGGTCAGGCCAAATTCTTTACTACACAGCCTGGCACAGGGTAAGTGCTCTCCTGATGTGTATGACTATCATTATTAATTGTCCTCTTGCTCTGATaagaggattaaagaaaaacatttccccCACTTCTAACTTTTTATGAAAATACGCATACAGAAAAGTATAAGGAACCCTTGTATACCTGCCACAAGATCTAACaattaacattttgccatatttgtttTATCTATGCAGATGGGTATATGTGCACATATGTTACATCTAtcatataaattatgtatataattatttgaAAGTTCCAGCTATCACAACCCTTCAttcctaaaaaaaacaaaaacttcagcacacatttcctaaaaataaccataattacattttagaaaaactaaCAATAGTTCTCTAATATGCAATACCCAAACTATATTCTAATTAAAGGGAAAGTATAGGTTGATTGAGGGATCCAGTTAGCTGCCAGACTCCTCTTCCCTAGACATCATGCTCATCCTGCCTCTtccctggggaaaaaaatctaggGCGGCTCCATGTTTCTTGCTGAATTAAATCCAACAACTGACCCCCACTCAAGGCTTCTATGAGCACATGGATCTCCCATTCCTAGCCTACAATATCACACTCCCACATGCATTTACATAACATTCTCCAGTGCTCACTGTGCTAGGCATGGTCCTGAGTGTTGGATGTTCACAGTCCATTCCCATGCTTCCCACCATCAACTTTCTACTCCAGCCATGGTGTCCCTGTCCTTCTGCACAAACTGTGCACACTGATGGCTGGGCAGAGTCATCATGCCACCTTTAGAGACCCCCTGATTCACTGGCCTTCAAATTGTGTTCTGTTGGTCCAGCCAATGAGCCTTAGGAACGGCCTCAAAGGGTGAGGTCATGGCCAAGAAAGTGTGTCATCCACACCCAGAAGGCCCCACCAAGAAAGAATGACTGGTATCCTACTGCTTTAAAAACAATGGTTTCAACAAGCCATTAATAAAATCCAACCCaatcattttacaaaagaaatggaagcaggaGGCAGTGAATATCTTAAACATggttctgccaaaaccggtttggctcagttgatagagcgtcagcctgcggactcaagggtcccaggttcgattctggtcaagggcatgtaccttggttgcgggcacatccccagtagggggtgtgcaagaggcagctgatcgatgtttctctctcatcgatgtttctaactctctatccctctctcttcctctctgtaaaaaatcaataaaatatatttaaaaaaataaaataaaaataaaacatggttcTGCGAGATGAACCTACTCCAGGAATGTTTCACTCCGCATACTTCCTCCGGCCTTTAGAAAGGCTGTTACCTTGTCTGAAGGATCCTTCAGCTCCTTTCTGACTCATTCACACCTCCTTCATAAACGGGAGCATCTATGCTTTCACCACTATTAAATCTTTCCCCAACTGCTCAAGATGGTTCTCTTCTCTGGTCTAGAGTCTTTTGTCTGATCTTAACACATTTAACACTTAATTTTATACCCTGGagtcttttgttccttttttatatattttagttttgcCTCCTCAGAGATCAGTAATACTTTGAAAGTTGGGAGAACAACGTGGACTTACAATTAGTTGATCTAAACATTCCATAAACATTCACTGAGTAACTACTATGTACACGCACCAGGTAAGTACTTGGAAGACTATAAGGAAGAAAAACTCCCTGCCTAAAGGGGCTCAAATTCTActtgaggaaataaaaaagaaacattgtttTACAGCAGTGGACAGAATGAAATAAGTACAAAATTTAGGTCAAGAAAAGTGCTGTGTGAATGCAAGAGGAAAAGCAACTCATTGTGTCAGAGAAGATCAGTAAAATTCTCATTTGCTTCTCTCCACCATGGGGAACAATGTAGACACTCAAGGATTTTACTGTGTCTCAGTTTTGATGAATCAGTATTaaactttctatttaaaaaatctggaagTGCATATGGCCAAAGGCCTGTCTTATCTCATAAGAACAAAGCCAAAAATGACATCTCTTCTTGGGGTTGTTAATACTACTCTAGCAAAGTGCTCAGAACACAGTAGCTGCTTAACAGTCACTAGTTAAATGCAGCTTGTGGGACTTAGTATGTGCTGAATAAACCAGTTTTAAGAGTACCAGTCATTACCCATTTCTCAAATTGAATTCCATCAAAAAGAGtgaatgcatatttttaaatcaccttATCCTGATTTAGAGCCTACTATTGGAAGATCTTAAAAattccccggggggggggggggggaaacaattCTTTGGAATTCAAAGGAGACTCGCCTCTAAGAAGGAATGGATATCAGATACTCACAAAGTTCTATCCCAGTTCTGTGATTCCCAACTCTGAGACCCTCTTCCTTCCATCCTCTACTCCCCTCAAATACTGTTTTACCTGCCAGGTCATTCAAATTCCACAGGTCATTTTGTGACAGACTGGACTCTTCTAGTAAAAAAGACAGCTGTGTAAGAGCCACAAGAAATACTCAGGGCCAATTATTTCCTGGAAGTACAACTAAACTTCCTTTATACCACGTCCAAATTGTCATTTGTTGGTACTCTATAACAACCAAGTGAATAATACTTAAAAAGCCATTCAATAAGTTAAGTTATTTAGTTTCTTGTGGGTTTGTGGCTAACATCTTTCTAAAATGGACTCCATTAGAGGTACAAGAAGGATGTACTGTGGAAGAGGTTAGGCTTCAGTAATGGTTCTTATTGAGAAGTTGAGACAATCTCCCACGCCTGCTAGGACTGGCAACCTAAGGAATAGCACTGTACCTCTAATCAAGAGTGGAGTCCTTGCCTGGCCTctatggcccagtggttgagcatcgatctatgaaccaggaggtcatggtttgattcctggtcagggcacatgcccaggttgtattctcaatccccagtgtcgggtgtgcagggggcagccgatcaatgatgctctcttatcattgatgtttctctctctctccctctcccttcctccctgaaatcaatacaaatatattttaaaaaaagtgaaatcctCTAAAAATTGAGGATAAGAAAAAACCTTTGTTCCATGACCTGTTTCAAACTCTTTAACTATGTAAATGTACACTCAAAATTTTATGGGACAGTTCACTAGAGTTGGACCAAGGGTCTTGACTTTTGGTTCAGATGATCTTTTCACAGAATTTAAAAGTAGGAATTTCAGGGCATTTGCCTCTCAAAGCCCTCTCTTACTCCACTATGATTACAATCTGTGGGGCAGTATCCAGGAAGGATTTGAGGACATCACCTATGATTGTACAAGCAGTTCATTGCTTAACTACAGGGGTGCCATTTAACTCAAAGTCATTATAGATGCAAAGGGCTATTACAATTTTCCAGCAAATGAACACACACATGTTTGGAGAAGGGAATCCTTTTCCTAGCCTGTATAAATCCACCAAAGGGGTAGCAATGTGGCAGTAATGGGTACCTCCCACCTTCTATGTGTTTGCAGTAAGTACATCCATCAAGTTTTCAAGTTCTGGGTTATTTTGGTAGCTGTCTGCTCTATAGTCCCTTGCTTTGTCAATGTGGTAATAAGACCCATAAATTTTAATAGACACATATCCATGGCCTGCAGAACCCATGTTTGAAATAAAAGTAATGGCATCAATGGACACTgtaaataataatgatttaaaacAGTGACttcccagtaaaaaaaaaacagggggaAAAATCACAATTCACAGAAGAAATTCAAATGACcattaaacatatgaaaaactCATTTTACTtgtagtaaaataaatttaaatttaaaatagtaaggcattatttttcatttatgagaCTAAAATAAGGTAAGAAGAGATGACATTTGCACGCTGTTGACAGAGTGGATGGGCACAATGCTTTTGGCGATAGTCAAATGTACCTTCCGCTTCAGACATTCCACTTGTAGGAAATTATTGGAGTAGAAATATATAAGTATGCAAAGCTTTGTGCACAAGAATGTTTATTGCAGTATCAATAGCAGCATTGCAATATTTGAAATCTGTCTCCAATTACAATTTATTggttgaataattattaataggatgtatatttccttcctttaaaaatcatGTGTACATGTTTATGTATGCACATATCttcatacacacatatgcatagtCACAGAGAAAATGGTGTGCAGTGATTACCTCTGGAACTCAGGAATGGGGGAAAGGAAAACtttgactttttcctttatttattattgtaatgtctgatattttaaaaaactacctgcacctttataattttttaaaaaagtaaatctatGGAGTTTATATTCCACTTCTGAATTGGAAGCTAGCCAGCAATACaccaaaaaatattgaaaatatttttatgaagtgCTCACAGGATACCAACTATTTTTTTCTTGGGGGTAAAAGTGGTTTTCAGCACATATAACACTCATCAATTAGGATACATTGCCTAATCAGAAGCAAAGGAAACTTTGAATGAGATTATTCTGTGTACTAAAGTTGTTATCTGCAGTAGATTAATGATAGATTAGGGACAATGACACAAAATATAAGCATGATGGAGGGATCTGGTTTTGTTGATAACCACAACAGAAAAGCATCTGAGGCTCTGAGGAACAGCAGACTTTTGGCAAGATTCCCTGAGCAGCACAGACACTATTCACATCTTAAAAATTCAGGAGGTCTTCATCTAAGAGGAATCCCCAGAATTCAGCTTCCCTGAGTGCTCATGCAGTTACTAAACTTCTCGGGAAATGTAAGCGAACAAAGAaatttacatttgtaaaataGCTCCTCTGTTCCTAATACAGCCATGTCCTTCCAGATACAGAAGGCctttgctatggtctgaatgtttgtgtccctccaaaGTTCATGCTGAAATCTTACCACTCAAAGATGATGGTAGTAGAAGTGGGCTTTGGGAGATGCCTAAGTCACGAGGGTGGAACTCTCGTGAGTGGAATTAGTGCCTTTATAGAAGAGGTCCCAGAGGCTCCCTGGCCCCTTCTGCCGCCTGAGGATACAATGAGAAGTCTGCGATCTGGAAGAGGACCCGCACCCTACTGAATGGCACCCTGATCTCGGACTCACAGCCTCCACACCGTGAGAGagaagtttctgttgtttataagctacccagtctgtcaTATTTTGTCACAGCAGCTTGAACAGACTAAAATAGACACTACGTATAAAATTCAAGAGACCAGGTTCaagttctgtttttcttcttcccatgGGCCTGAAGTAAGTCACATACTCTCCATGTCCCTATTTCTTAGCCTAGAAAGGAGCTCTAATAATACCTATGCCAACTCCTTTCTCAGGCTGCTCCAAGGCTGAAATGTGGTCACGCTGGGTAAGTGTTTTCAAAGCTGCGAAGTCCTCAAAGAATGTGACTCAGTATTATTTTGAAAGTGGGGACTTTTCAAGGATGAGCCTGAGTTATGGTTTTTCACAAGTTCTGGTTTAGCAGAACACTATCTGCTTACAAGGACTTCAAACAAAGTGGTGTCTTATTGTTTTATATATGGTAATCATTGCAGGCCACTTCGGGTATGAAGTGTTTTAGATGTGATTCCACACTGGCACTCACAGATGACTTTATTAAAATAGTGGCATTTTTAAATGCcagaaaattaagaaacaattCTACTTGACTTATTAGAGATGCCCTCAGGGCACAGACTGCAGAAACTCTGTACATCTTCTGCAAAAATGAAACACTGCCTAAATTTAGTGAAAACACTAAGAAGCAGGTATTTTGCAGGCAAgaacacctttttattttaaaccacaaATAGTCAGCAGGTGGCCACAACTATCCATGTTTCATTAAAATCACATAAACCTAGGTACAAAAGCACCACTGATTATTGCTCTAGAAAAACTGCATGAAAAATTCAAATATGCACAGTAAAAACACCACAGTATGCACAGGACTACATTTTTAAAGCGAATGCATGGAATGCTGAATCAATTTTACACACAGCTTCCAATGTTAAATTTATTTGACTTGAGGATGATGGAAATCTCCAAAAAGATGTATTATAAGAAGGTAAAATGTCcatccttatatatttttgtatgccAACTAGTTGAGTTCTAAAAAATTAGCATTTACAAAAACTTGgtaaaaatagcttttaaaagttGTCCCAAGAGGTACATAAAATCAACCCCAAGTTTTCATGACAATTCATTCTCCCTCGTTATCTACAGATTCAGTTTTCTGTAcctgtgggggaaaaaagggggaaaaaatatagTTACTATTAAAACGACTATAAGCCAAATAAAAGTCCACCCTGCCAACACACACACTTTAGAACATCTGTTTTTTAGCAGCTCTACCCACAAAACCTATTTCAACTCTGGGTGTGAAACAGACAAGGCAGGAATATATTACGCAAACACTTTGCTGCATttattgctttctgcttttccaacGACCGCAGAAGCTTTCCCTGCAAGCTCCCACTGCTCCGAAGAAACAGCACCACACCACTATCTGATTCTAGTCACTGCAAACATGCAGAATTTTCTACTGTACCCTTAACTCTCACTGTTTCAATCTGCCCCTTTACTGACAGTGTGCTGGGTGGGGTACCTCTGGAGGCTGAGACACTAACAGTTGAGCGAGAGATGTGGATCTGCAATAACATTACAGGCAATGAAAAGAGACATTAAGAACATGCTACCAGCAGCTGAAGGATCCAGCAATTTCTCAAGACACTGATTCAATCAGTGGGAGGTATTTATGCAAAGTACCTCTTCAACTTTAGTTTCACCATTTTCAGATGGTGCAGTACCTTCCTTTCCAgcttcctgcttctcctccttcttccctttagCACCTTTGTTAATCTTTGTTCCAGGTTCTTTCTAACGGAGGATCAAAGCACAGACAGAGTATGTTAGACACGGTGTGCTGTTAGCTAAAATAAGTCAGTCCCCGTCCAAACACAAGGTAAAGCACAACCATGGCCAACTCGGTGgcttttggggggaaaaggagaacccAGTTTTTCTGGGCATCAACTGAGTTCTGCGGAGTCTCTGAAAATGTTAACAGGCTGCTTAGAGTCCATTGGACCTTTCCTTCTGCGAAAACACGATGATCCCCCTCGTGTTTTTGTTTGGTGGACCTCCTCTCCTGATGAGGTGGGAGGTGGTTCTGGCACGGAGAGAACAGCAGCAGCTGGTGAAGGATGAGGCAAAGCCAGGGAAGAACCCAGCACATGAAACACCTCACGTGGGGACACGGGCTTGAGTGACTAGAGAGCTGAGAGAGAACTTGAAAATGAAGACCCAGATCCTAGTTTTAAGACCAAGCTACAGAAGTGAGCGCTGCTTCGGCATCACCTGTTCACCCCACAGCACACAGAGTTTCAAACAGTCCACAAGACGGGACAATGCTCTGAAGGGCAGAGTAGAGAAAAGCCAGGTTGGGTCAGTTtctgtgctttagtttcctcatcggCAACACGGGCTATTGGTACCTACATCAGTAGGACTGATGTGAGGGTTATATGAGGAAAGCAATCAGAACAGGGTCTGGCATTGGACAGGGCCATATAAATGTTTGCTGGTTTTAGTCATTAGGTGATTATTATGAGTTATCAGACTGGCCGACGAAGACCAGTGATGTGGAGTCAGGAGCCCTTTCCCGAGGTCCTCCGCTCTCGGCAGTAGGACCGCCCACGGCCAGGACCACCCTTCTGAGCACCGTGTGAACAGCATGCTCCCGAGGAAGTACCAAACCCCCACGGACACGAGGCTTCCCAGAGCGTCGTTCGCTGGCTTTCTTCGCTTTACTGACCAGCTGGTAAAAGCATTAAACTGTGCTTCACGCCTGTTGAGAAAGCCTGTAGCAGGGTTACAGGTTTTCAGTCAGTACATTTAGCCTGACGCATTACATGTGATCTTTCCTCAGATGACTTTTGGatatgaaattataatttattcattgtttaaaaagCTGAAGTGGGAGTGGGAGCACCTCTTACCTTAGCAGATGCTTTTCTTGCTTTAGGTTCAGGTTTTGGTGGAGCAGGTTTCTGCAAAGACAAATTAAATTATGTGAATGCTGACAAAGGCAACCCTCAGtacaacgccccccccccaaaaaaacaacaacaacaacaacaacacacaactaAACCAGAAAGACACAGAAAGGCTACAAAAGACAACAGTGCATTTTGACTatgattttgttcatttaaaaaatatttcgtTCTATTTTCA from the Eptesicus fuscus isolate TK198812 chromosome 10, DD_ASM_mEF_20220401, whole genome shotgun sequence genome contains:
- the HMGN3 gene encoding high mobility group nucleosome-binding domain-containing protein 3 isoform X4, giving the protein MPKRKSPENTEGKDGSKITKQEPTRRSARLSAKPAPPKPEPKARKASAKKEPGTKINKGAKGKKEEKQEAGKEGTAPSENGETKVEEVQKTESVDNEGE
- the HMGN3 gene encoding high mobility group nucleosome-binding domain-containing protein 3 isoform X1, with protein sequence MPKRKSPENTEGKDGSKITKQEPTRRSARLSAKPAPPKPEPKARKASAKKEPGTKINKGAKGKKEEKQEAGKEGTAPSENGETKVEEIHISRSTVSVSASRGTPPSTLSVKGQIETVRVQKTESVDNEGE
- the HMGN3 gene encoding high mobility group nucleosome-binding domain-containing protein 3 isoform X2, whose product is MPKRKSPENTEGKDGSKITKQEPTRRSARLSAKPAPPKPEPKARKASAKKEPGTKINKGAKGKKEEKQEAGKEGTAPSENGETKVEEIHISRSTVSVSASRGTPPSTLSVKGQIETVQKTESVDNEGE
- the HMGN3 gene encoding high mobility group nucleosome-binding domain-containing protein 3 isoform X3, which gives rise to MPKRKSPENTEGKDGSKITKQEPTRRSARLSAKPAPPKPEPKARKASAKKEPGTKINKGAKGKKEEKQEAGKEGTAPSENGETKVEEIHISRSTVSVSASRGTEN